tTGTGGTTCTCTTATTTCAATAGCGCAtcagctgtaattttttttaatctttaaagcaATGCATCTGTTAATACAAACTCACGAAGAttaggaagaaaagcaaagcacTTGGCCTTTAAATCTTCAGAAGCGGGTTTAATGACAGGTTCAGCCTGTTTAATGACAGGCCCAGCACCACACCCCTGTTTTATTATGTTTCATTATTACTGCATAATTTCCTTTATTACCCATGATAAATGGAAATCAAATACTTGCTGAGGTGGGTTTAAATAGGTAAGAGTGCAAACAAAAATAGACAGTTCAAATATCATGAAACTGAGATCTCaaattcttaaaatgtatatttatattttttaagtgtcCGACGTACCAAACTCTGCAACTCTCAAACTAGGTGTATGTGAGTGTggcgggagggggggggggggaggtagTTGgctaagttttttgtttgtttttgtgggttgtttttattttttaatattgcatccataaagatgaaaagaataaaaagcacaTTCAAAATATGATTCGCGGGATTTTTCAGTCAGACCCATTTTTGGCTGAGTCAAATAGACACTCCCTTCGCAATTGCTAAATTTGATGGAAGATGTGAAGCAAGTGAAATTCAAGTACAGCCTGGGGATGAATTTTAACCTGCCCGAGAGGGGCAGAGCTGTCTCTTTAAGACATCTTGAGACAAGGTTATTTCAAATGCCCGGCCTTTTGATTACACAGAGTGACTAAAGTCTCCAACAGAGAGCGGCTGGGCCGGGACTGAAGAACTAGAAATCCTCTGCTCCGCCTGCTGGAAGGAGATCAGGAGCTGAGTACATTGCTTCAATTGCTCCAAAAAACTTAATCTAGAATTGCTGGATACCCCACAGGCAGTAGCACAACGGGCTCCGCTCGGCGTTGTCCGGCGCATGCGGCCGGGCACTTTCTGGACTGCTCTCCCCCGCCCCTACCCTCTTGGGCTGTAACGTCAGCCGCGGGCCAGGCCTCCACTCCGACACAGAGGGACGTGTCCAGACCCGCAGGGGGCGGAGCCTAAGGAGGTTGGAGAGTGCCTCTCGACAGCCCAGCTGGGAACGGGTTCAGTCCCGGCTGGCTCTCCGCTCCGCCGGAGGGAAGCTCCGCGGTGAGGACTCTGACGCGCCCGCACTGTGCAACCAGAGCGGGTTCGCGCAAGGTTGCTGCTGCGCCAGGCGCATTTTCCTGGGAGCCATCCGGGAAAAGCCCGGCTTTAACTACGGGCCGTTGGGCCATTGTACTGACCCCTCTAGCCGCAGAAAGACGGCAAAGAGAGGCTGAAGTTGAGCTGAGCTCTTCCCGAGTGGGGAGAGCCCTCCAGGGCGAGGTGGGAAGGGAGGGTAGGGTGTTGCGAAGTTCACGGCTAGCGGTGGATTATCCTGGACAGTTTGCGCTTGGGGGCTGCGAAGTGAGCGAAGAGGACAAGGGCATGCTCAGTGGTGGTGGCGGTGATGCGGATCTGGCCAACGCCGCGGCGCGGGGCCAAGTGGAGGCCGTGCGGCAGCTCCTCGAAGCCGGTGTGGATCCCAACAGACTCAACCGCTTTGGGAGACGCCCGATCCAGGTAGCTGGGGGCCCCGGGCCTCGCCGGCAGGGGGCGCACAAACACGGGGCCGCCGCCTCCGCGGACGCGGCTGGACGTGAGATCTCCACCAACAGACCTGAGTCTCTCTTTGCTGGAGTATGGAGCAGCAGGTTTTCACTCatcaaaaattctaaagaaagggACTGGAAACCCCACTACttcagtttgcttttctttttaatagggTGGGGGTAAGGCCAGTATTCCCTCTCCCATCTCGTAAGAGATGCATGGGATAGGTTCAACTgggcaggaaagggaaaaatgagaGGCTATTTGGGGAAAACTACTTTGTCTTATCTGTTTGTCTTTCAACAAATAGCGATCAACTTCCAACGATAGAGATAATTAAATTACAAGTTATGCAATTGGGATTGGATTTAAGGAATCCTACatgacagcatatgaaaaaaaatcatcctgAATTTTTAAGCTGCGATGTGAAATGTTGTATTCTTTCCTCATGCAGGCGAACTGAATACGAAGTAATAAGTCAGGATTCCTCAACCACAGTACTTAATTCCTTTTACGTTAGCAGTGTTTCTTGAGTGTTACATAAGAAAAAATATGCTTCTATAGATTTTATCATACTGAATGCTTGGATTACATAAACATTCCTTCAGCTCTGTTAAATGGCAAAGGGTCTTTATAATTAGCCTCTTCAttgttaaaattcatttattcgaTATGTTTAACTATTAATCCCACTTTAATCAGTgctgatatttttttaatctctttaaaatcTAAGGTAGTACTTTGTGTTTTACTGTTATCATGTAGTCAGCAGTATTAAATACTAAAAATTAGTATTCGCCTACAATCATCTTCCAGAACCAAGTTATTAGTAAGAAATCTTGTTAATCGtgcaatttttaaatatgtattcattcattttgaattaaCAGAAAATGTTGGAAGAAATGAGGGATTATTTAAagcagcaaaaatattttaaagtagtcCTTAAAGACTTCAATTATATTAGTAACTGTAAAAGGGGGCTTTTATTTGTCATTTTAGTTCACCATATTCTGAGATATTAAGAGCCACTTTTTCTCCTCTATATATGAAATGCCCTTTACATCACTAATAGAAAATATATCATGGTTTTTAAGGGAGGAGATGGATGTTTTCAATAACCAtggaacaatgaaaaaaaattagcataCTATATATTGATTCCATGGTACATTTTAAAGCATAAATTCACAAGAACATATAATTTCATAttgaatatttatcaaaaattgttaaaataaagtaaatgctGGCATAATATACATGTACACAAATGGATACTGTAGGATTACTGCTTCAAAACATCGTTTTTCTAAGTTATGCATTGATCTGATTTGACTGCTAAAATCCAAGCTCCTTTTTAGACAGCAAAATGTTTACtatttaacaatataaaatcCTAGCACATTATAAAATCCTGTACAATGCAAATATAGTGTCTATTTTATATTACATCCAATATATTATCCTCTAAACTTTATCCCTTATCtataatgttaaatattaaaagtGGTGAATCATTGATTGAAAACAAATAGTTGTTTTCATCGTCTTATAAAACTATGCACGACTTTACTTTTCCCCCCTCTATCTCCCATTGTGGCTCAAATTATGAGACCATATATACGCCCTTTATGAGCAGAGACATATAACAGTGAAAAGCAAATCCCCTTCCCACAGGGGATTTactacaagaaataaataaagtaaacCTTGTTTTAAACGTAGTTTCTTATTTTATCTCCTAAAGCATTACTCTAACgcctaaaataaatatatcagctGACTGCCTAGTAAATTTTTTAGATGGGGATTatggctgggggagaggggagagcaAGGGAAATAAATTTAAGACTCTAAGTCTTTAAACTTAACTCTACCCATACATCATTTAACAGCATAGATTCCCGTTTctatggaaattttttaaaaaatttcccacaACAGCTATAAGCACTTTGTTATCAGCTCTTCCGTGTCCTCCCACGTTAGGAGAATAAAACTGAACTAATTAGGTCTGAGTAAAAGTATAAACTGGGGCTGCTGAGGGGGGAGAGGGGCCGGGGTGGGTGGCGGGATTTGCGTCAGCAAATTAAGCTTAACTAGACTTCCGAGGCTTGTAGGGGCCTGGATGAATAGGtattttttggaaaagactctactTGCCCCCACCCGCGTCCTGACCACTCTGCTCTCTCTGGCAGGTGATGATGATGGGCAGCGCCCGCGTGGCCGAGCTGCTGCTGCTCCACGGCGCAGACCCCAACTGCGCGGACCCCGCCACCCTCACCCGACCGGTGCACGACGCTGCCCGGGAGGGCTTCCTGGACACGCTGGTGGCCCTGCACCGAGCCGGGGGGCGGCTGGATGTGCGCGATGCCTGGGGCCGCCTGCCAGTGGACCTGGCTGAGGAGCGGGGGCACCGCGACGTCGCCCGGTACCTGCGCGAGGCCGCGGGAGACTGAGGGCGCGCATACACAGCCGCCCACAAcgactttttttctctccagttcGCCACCCAAACTTAGTTCAAAGAGGGCTGGAAACGTGGAGCAGCGGAAGTCTTCCTGGGCGCCTAGATTCCAGGCAGCGAAGGAGGAGCTGACTGGGAATAATTttttctccccactccccaggccCCCCGGATAACCGCCCTCGGCACTCACCGTGAAGCAAAATGAATAGAAGTGGGGCACATGGATTTCCAGTAGCCGCCGAGTGTGGAACTCCCAGGTTTGCTTTTTAGGGTTTTCTGGTGAAAAGCGGCATGTGAACAAGTCCATGAACAAACCCAAGTGCTGTGAAGCTTCGCACAGAAGGTGCTGGGGCGGAGTGGGAGGCGGCGGCAACTAGCCTTCAGGTGGTAGGCAGGTGAGAACGATCGCCCCACTGACCTTGAAGGACCTCCCCTGTGAGTCCCCACGTCGGGCGTCGGGCCCTGAGGGAAAATCTGGAGATGGAGGACCAGACAGTGATGAGGACGAAGATCGACACGGGCTCAGTAGGCGACCAACGCTTTCTTTACAGGCTTGCGGAGCGGGGCAGGTCGCGAGCAAAAAGCTACCGACTGAAAGCCTTGGAGCCTCTTGCCCAGCCCCATTAGATAGCGATGGGGAAGAGAGGACCCGGAAGTTACCTCAATTTTGCCAGCTTATTCTAAAGTGCCCAGGTCGAGGTGATGCTGAACAGCTCTCCGAAAGGGGCGCTCATTTGCTGTTGTTACGGCGAGATTCCTGCGGTGTTCCCTCCTCGCACAGACTTAAGTCCGGGTTGTAGCGAGAGCGATTGTAGATAGGCTGTTAACTGTAAAGATTTGTTTGATCTCTATACGGTAGGATTCAGAGAGCCCCCTGTAAATTGCTACTTGAAAATATCTCGTGATATTTTGTACTTCTGGGTTGTTCTTCAGTAGCAGTCTTAATTCGGAGACTTTAAATAACAAAGTAACTCGCGGCCCTTGGGATGGAAGTGAAGAACTACAGCTTTTACGCGAAGCTGTGGCACAGTGCCATCTCCCAGGTTACTTCAGTCCATAacctatttatttctttgttaaagTTTGTTTCCTTCACTAGAGTGTCTCCAGGGTCAAACTATGAAATATTACTAATGTTTTTTAGAAGATCCATGCCCTTATCCAGTAAATGATCTCAGGATATTTCCCAAAGGGTTGCTGAAAGAGTAGACGGAGTGTGAAACTGTTGAAAATACATAATGATGGCTCGTGAAATGTCTTAATATCTGCTGAACAAACTAAAGGTGTACTGTTTGGGGATTTAATTTCCAGTGTTGCTTGATTCATTACAGCATTGGAATAACTGGTATTTCACTGttttaatgttaaaaagaaaagttgagaTTGAACACCAAGGTTTTGGCTTAAAACATGTGAATTCCATTCCTAATTTAAGGGAGTTGTGGAATCTGGTGACAAccttatattaatagaaaataaatcaagaaaatatgGTTGGGTACTACAGGGTACTGtgagattcatatatatatatatatatgccaaaacATCATACATTATTGGAAAATCAAGTACCACCTGGTTGCACTGAAATATTTATGATGCATGTAAAAGTAAATTCAGTTTTCAAATCCACCTGTTAGGCAGGTATGGCCAATGTGTTTTATCAGCCGCAcaagaaatatatatgttaaatctGTTTAAGATTTTACTTTGAAGGATACATGCAAATAAATATAGCTCTATATACATGAGCCCTGCTTCTGGCTCCGTTTtacaattacagaaaaatatacatGTTAATTTCTGTGtctaaatctaaaatattacCAAGGTTTGTAAAAATCTTATCACCTGACCTTCACTGCAAGATCtggaagtaaaataaatttataattcaataatatattcatttggcttcatttttatatttcttttttcagctgAGTGAATGGATGAGAAAACGAGGATGatttacatgaaagaaaaatctatttataATTTCCTATGTTCTAATGGCTAAAATTAGTAATTTCAAAtataaggaaatgaaataaattctgAGAGCTCAAGATCCATACAGCTCCTAACAGCTTTGGGAAAGTGTGTTCATAGGAATGCCTTAATGATACTTTATTTCTGTGTTATGACAAAAACAATATGAATATGGTGTCCAGGaccaaataagttcattttataaAGCTAGGTAACTGACcttcagcaaataaataaaactaatttaacTTACACCAATCACATTGAGATTCTATACTGCCCTTCCTTTATgggaaatgttaaaaaacaaattacttGTGTGTTACTATGTAATAGTcaatagggattttttttttttaaccacctctctaattttcaagtattttaaaaaccaagacatgcttatttttcttttccaatgttcAAGATGTTGCcactctaccaaaaaaaaaaaaaaagagcaattagAATTAGTGATTTTAAAACCTTAGAAACACTCTTATGGACTACTTTCTGAAACATGGAAAAGCTGGTGTCATCTACAGTATAAGAAGACTGCTTCGGTATTTACGTCAGTAGCTAATCATAACCAAAATCTGATATGAGTACTAGGTTTTCACTATTAACAAACTATTTCATTATCTTGTGAAAACCTAGGTTGGTGTAATTTCATTGCATTCAGTtaccaattttaaaaagatggggGGAGGTAAATACATgagaaaataagaacattttaatttttttaattacttgaaGAAGCAACAAGAGT
This portion of the Bubalus bubalis isolate 160015118507 breed Murrah chromosome 3, NDDB_SH_1, whole genome shotgun sequence genome encodes:
- the CDKN2B gene encoding cyclin-dependent kinase 4 inhibitor B; protein product: MRPGTFWTALPRPYPLGLPAGNGFSPGWLSAPPEGSSAVRTLTRPHCATRAGSRKVAAAPGAFSWEPSGKSPALTTGRWAIVLTPLAAERRQREAEVELSSSRVGRALQGEVGREGRVLRSSRLAVDYPGQFALGGCEVSEEDKGMLSGGGGDADLANAAARGQVEAVRQLLEAGVDPNRLNRFGRRPIQVMMMGSARVAELLLLHGADPNCADPATLTRPVHDAAREGFLDTLVALHRAGGRLDVRDAWGRLPVDLAEERGHRDVARYLREAAGD